One window of the Emcibacter sp. genome contains the following:
- the wecB gene encoding non-hydrolyzing UDP-N-acetylglucosamine 2-epimerase — translation MTKIIHLIAAARPNFMKIAPLYHALNKQDWCEVKIIHTGQHYDANMSDSIFADLMLPQPHFHLGVGGGTHAHQVGSVMIAYEKICLEVERPDLLVVVGDVNSTAACAQVGTKLHIPVAHLEAGLRSGDRRMPEEINRLVTDAIADYLWTPSPDADEHLRREGHPDSQIVRVGNIMMDSFELLRDRIESENAPAKFGLTPGNYGVVTMHRPSNVDEKDTLTTLMNQIMAVAAKIDLLFAVHPRTRKNLEKFGLWEKLTQTKGLTLVEPVSYAPFMSLVKDAKLIITDSGGIQEETTYLDIPCLTLRENTERPITVTQGTNRLVPTEELKASVEAVLAGDWVSGTKPNLWDGKTTNRIVTEIAKIFGL, via the coding sequence ATGACCAAAATCATTCACCTGATCGCCGCGGCGCGCCCCAATTTCATGAAAATTGCCCCACTCTACCATGCTCTGAACAAACAGGACTGGTGCGAGGTAAAAATCATTCATACCGGCCAGCATTATGACGCCAACATGTCTGACAGCATTTTCGCCGATTTGATGCTGCCCCAGCCTCACTTCCATCTGGGCGTAGGTGGCGGCACCCATGCCCATCAGGTTGGCAGTGTCATGATTGCCTATGAAAAAATCTGTCTTGAGGTGGAACGCCCCGACCTGCTGGTGGTTGTGGGGGATGTGAATTCCACTGCCGCCTGCGCCCAGGTTGGCACAAAGCTGCATATTCCCGTGGCTCATCTCGAAGCCGGCCTCAGAAGCGGTGATCGCAGGATGCCGGAAGAAATAAATCGTCTGGTAACCGATGCTATTGCCGATTATCTGTGGACCCCCTCACCAGATGCAGATGAACATCTTCGCCGGGAAGGCCATCCTGATAGCCAGATCGTTCGCGTCGGCAACATCATGATGGACAGCTTCGAACTTCTCCGGGATCGCATCGAGAGCGAAAATGCACCGGCAAAATTTGGATTAACACCGGGCAACTATGGCGTTGTGACCATGCACCGCCCCTCCAACGTGGATGAGAAGGACACGCTGACCACCCTGATGAACCAGATCATGGCCGTAGCCGCTAAAATCGACCTGTTGTTTGCCGTACATCCACGCACCCGCAAGAACCTGGAAAAATTCGGTCTGTGGGAAAAACTGACCCAGACGAAGGGTCTGACCCTTGTCGAGCCTGTCAGCTATGCCCCGTTCATGAGTCTGGTCAAGGATGCGAAACTGATTATCACGGATTCCGGCGGCATCCAGGAGGAAACCACTTATCTGGACATCCCCTGCCTGACGTTGCGCGAAAACACAGAACGGCCGATTACTGTCACCCAGGGCACCAACAGACTCGTTCCGACAGAGGAACTGAAGGCAAGTGTGGAAGCTGTGCTGGCCGGCGACTGGGTATCCGGAACAAAACCGAACCTGTGGGACGGAAAGACCACGAACAGGATCGTTACTGAAATCGCCAAAATTTTTGGCCTCTGA
- a CDS encoding lipopolysaccharide biosynthesis protein: MSTEPTPPDGAIASRVMKGAAWMAFTRFGTRLLGMLSTIVLARLLMPEDFGIVALASSYYAILEGMSALNFKQALIKYRDADDNDYNTAWTLNVCRGILLTVIIAASSLFVPGLMNEPRLGPVILLVALIPFIDGFENPKFIIFEKNLDFTREMVLTLGTKVLTLILTIYLAYSLRSYWALIIGLVFGTATRVTISYLMVRYLPRVSFASLGRLFSFSAWMSGVNLLQSLSTNLDKFFVGYFLGTAKTGIFHIGKTVAFMPTNEMVMPLNRALYPGFTMIVDKPNYMREKVLESSQFLGGLSLPIGIGFSLVAPDFIYLVYGPKWLEAIQIVQILAATSAFSMIGSIGIFVAMAHGNTKYLFFRQLVVFLALPVFVITGVYYAGFIGAVYGIAARLILQMILNMYIVQKLLGLPVLRLLFASWRSMISAGIMAVCLTGLDTILSHETIADKSLSLAAQIACGMLVYSLAHFLIWIIAGKPKGFEQRLSGIVESRLLKRKKA, encoded by the coding sequence ATGAGCACCGAACCGACCCCACCTGATGGAGCCATCGCCTCCCGCGTTATGAAGGGGGCGGCCTGGATGGCCTTTACCAGGTTCGGCACCCGCCTTCTTGGCATGCTCAGCACCATTGTCCTGGCCCGTCTTCTGATGCCGGAAGATTTCGGGATCGTAGCACTTGCCTCTTCCTATTATGCCATCCTCGAAGGCATGAGCGCCCTTAATTTCAAGCAGGCCCTGATCAAATACCGCGACGCGGATGACAATGATTACAACACCGCCTGGACACTCAATGTCTGCCGGGGAATTCTGCTGACGGTGATTATCGCCGCAAGTTCCTTATTTGTGCCGGGCCTGATGAATGAGCCTCGCCTGGGGCCTGTCATTCTGCTTGTGGCCCTGATCCCCTTTATCGACGGATTTGAAAACCCAAAGTTCATCATTTTTGAAAAGAACCTGGATTTCACCCGGGAGATGGTTTTGACCCTCGGGACCAAGGTCCTGACGCTCATTTTGACCATATATCTGGCCTACAGCCTGCGCAGCTACTGGGCCCTGATTATCGGCCTGGTGTTCGGAACCGCCACAAGGGTGACCATCAGCTATCTGATGGTCAGGTATCTGCCCCGGGTCAGCTTTGCCTCCCTGGGCCGCCTGTTCAGCTTTTCCGCCTGGATGTCGGGCGTCAACCTGCTGCAGTCCTTGTCCACCAACCTTGATAAATTTTTTGTCGGTTATTTCCTCGGCACGGCCAAAACCGGTATTTTCCATATCGGCAAAACGGTTGCCTTCATGCCGACCAACGAGATGGTGATGCCGCTGAACCGGGCGCTATATCCCGGCTTCACCATGATTGTCGACAAGCCCAATTATATGCGGGAAAAAGTCCTGGAAAGCTCCCAGTTTCTGGGCGGTCTCAGCCTGCCCATCGGTATTGGTTTTTCCCTGGTGGCTCCTGACTTCATCTATCTGGTCTATGGTCCAAAATGGCTGGAGGCAATCCAGATTGTCCAGATCCTGGCCGCTACATCCGCCTTCAGCATGATCGGTTCCATCGGCATTTTTGTCGCTATGGCCCACGGCAACACCAAATATCTTTTCTTCCGGCAGCTTGTGGTGTTTCTGGCCTTGCCCGTATTTGTCATCACCGGGGTCTATTACGCCGGTTTCATCGGCGCGGTTTACGGCATTGCCGCCCGCCTGATCCTGCAGATGATCCTGAATATGTATATAGTCCAGAAACTTCTGGGTCTGCCGGTATTGCGTCTTTTATTTGCTTCCTGGCGCAGCATGATTTCAGCCGGAATCATGGCCGTTTGCCTGACCGGTCTGGACACCATTCTTTCCCATGAGACCATTGCCGACAAATCCCTGTCCCTGGCCGCCCAAATTGCCTGCGGCATGCTGGTCTACAGCCTGGCGCATTTTCTGATCTGGATAATTGCCGGCAAACCCAAGGGTTTTGAACAACGTTTGTCCGGAATTGTGGAAAGCAGACTACTGAAACGCAAAAAGGCCTAA
- a CDS encoding invasion associated locus B family protein, with translation MKTIGTGILFSLFLLCFSTGTALADSRQLLGSFKSWDAFVLQKSDGEKVCYIISVPKRKTPTTLQHGNPFITVSHKPKRKISNELNFVVGYGFRKDSTVTMVIDKNRSFKLFTSGDGAWGYDAKQDNAMASAMKRGSNLVMNATSGRGNATSYQFSLSGFTAAHNAITKACR, from the coding sequence ATGAAGACTATTGGTACCGGGATTTTATTTTCACTTTTTTTGCTGTGCTTTTCCACGGGAACGGCGCTGGCGGACAGTCGTCAGCTGCTGGGCAGCTTCAAAAGCTGGGATGCTTTTGTGCTCCAGAAAAGTGATGGTGAAAAAGTCTGCTACATCATCTCGGTGCCGAAGCGGAAAACGCCGACGACCCTGCAGCACGGAAATCCGTTCATTACGGTTTCCCACAAGCCAAAGCGCAAGATTTCCAATGAGTTGAACTTTGTCGTCGGCTATGGTTTCAGAAAGGATTCAACGGTTACCATGGTGATCGACAAGAACCGCAGTTTCAAGCTTTTCACCTCCGGTGACGGCGCCTGGGGATATGACGCCAAGCAGGACAATGCCATGGCCTCGGCCATGAAGCGCGGCAGCAATCTGGTGATGAATGCGACCAGCGGGCGAGGCAACGCCACCAGTTATCAATTTTCACTTTCCGGCTTTACGGCAGCCCATAACGCCATTACAAAGGCGTGCCGCTGA
- a CDS encoding polysaccharide deacetylase family protein, whose protein sequence is MFDKNNIRKASFNDKIPLLTVVIDTEEEFDWAAPFDRNSRSVNCISHQHLAQEIFRKHDIIPTYVIDHAVAEDDTAVGILREWMEEGSCLIGTHLHPWVNPPYEEEVCVRNSYPGNLSYELEKVKLETLTDLIERKTGRRPVIYKAGRYGVGPNSSRILAELGYEIDTSVVADTNFSHDTGPDFRGLPTQPYHFHYGNRRFLELPNSRGYDGLLARWGSTVYPLIAGQSGLRSLMAGVLSKLSLLERIPLTPEGIHAVDHIRMTRRMHAIGHKVFNYAYHSSSLMIGGSPYVRDQAQLEKFLEDMDIYFGFFMNDLGGRSANPLQLQEMLRA, encoded by the coding sequence ATGTTCGATAAAAATAATATCCGGAAAGCCTCTTTCAACGATAAAATTCCGCTTCTGACCGTCGTCATCGATACCGAGGAAGAATTCGACTGGGCGGCCCCCTTTGATCGGAACAGCCGCTCCGTCAATTGTATATCCCACCAGCATCTGGCCCAGGAAATCTTCAGGAAACATGACATCATTCCTACCTATGTGATTGATCATGCCGTGGCCGAGGATGACACAGCCGTTGGTATCCTGCGGGAATGGATGGAAGAGGGGAGCTGTCTGATCGGCACCCACCTGCATCCCTGGGTTAACCCGCCCTATGAGGAGGAGGTCTGTGTCCGGAACTCCTATCCCGGCAACCTGTCATATGAGCTGGAAAAGGTCAAACTGGAGACATTGACGGATCTGATTGAGCGCAAGACGGGCAGACGGCCGGTAATCTACAAGGCCGGCCGGTACGGTGTCGGCCCCAATTCCAGCCGGATCCTGGCCGAACTTGGGTATGAAATTGACACCAGCGTCGTGGCGGACACAAATTTTTCCCATGACACCGGGCCTGATTTTCGGGGACTTCCGACGCAGCCTTATCATTTCCATTATGGCAACCGGCGTTTTCTGGAACTCCCCAACAGTCGCGGTTATGACGGTCTCCTGGCCCGCTGGGGCAGTACAGTATATCCGTTGATTGCCGGACAGTCGGGCCTGAGATCCCTGATGGCCGGGGTCCTGTCAAAACTTTCCCTGCTGGAGCGGATACCGCTGACACCTGAAGGAATTCATGCGGTGGATCACATCCGCATGACCCGGCGCATGCATGCCATCGGGCACAAGGTCTTTAATTATGCCTACCACAGTTCCAGCCTGATGATTGGCGGGTCACCCTATGTGAGGGATCAGGCGCAACTGGAAAAATTCCTGGAAGACATGGATATTTATTTCGGATTTTTCATGAATGATCTGGGGGGGCGGTCCGCCAATCCGCTGCAGTTGCAGGAAATGCTGCGGGCCTGA
- a CDS encoding putative O-glycosylation ligase, exosortase A system-associated, with protein MRDIFLSIIIFGLIPFILKFPHVGVLAWSWISYMNPHKLAYGFAYFFNFLDFLAAATILALLATKDKKSIPKHPITWLLALYVVWISISTLIAVNHEVAIPKYITVIKILLFTFVTMLIMQSKSRINALVWVIVLSIGFYAFKGGIFTLATGGGGRVWGAPGSFFGDNNHFALVLLMVVPLTFYLYQVTEHKWLRFAIFGLMMCEILSIFGTQSRGALIGMVCMFSFWAYKTKKLAIVFFMLPFLALTAFFFMPDSWKERMTSIEHYDEDASAQGRITMWRVAIKVANDNPVFGGGFNVFYDEGIRAIYLLPGEVGRAVHSVHFEVIGEQGYAGYLIFLLLALTAYATGNTIRKQTKDRKDLKWCGDLAEMIQVSMIGYASAGAFVNLATFDLYYHLLAIMAMTRVVLQKELDKTEQEIQPVPRTSAMRKLKA; from the coding sequence ATGCGTGATATATTTCTAAGCATTATCATATTTGGCCTGATACCATTTATCCTCAAGTTCCCCCATGTTGGTGTGCTGGCCTGGTCATGGATTTCCTATATGAACCCCCACAAGCTCGCTTATGGGTTCGCTTATTTTTTCAATTTTCTGGATTTTCTGGCGGCGGCCACCATTCTTGCCCTGCTCGCCACCAAGGATAAGAAATCCATCCCCAAGCACCCGATTACCTGGCTTTTGGCTCTATATGTAGTCTGGATCAGCATCTCCACATTAATTGCCGTCAATCACGAGGTGGCCATTCCAAAATACATCACCGTTATAAAGATCCTGCTCTTTACCTTTGTGACGATGTTGATCATGCAATCCAAATCACGCATTAACGCTCTGGTCTGGGTGATTGTCCTGTCAATCGGTTTTTATGCCTTCAAGGGGGGGATATTTACCTTAGCAACCGGTGGCGGCGGCAGGGTCTGGGGTGCGCCCGGCAGCTTTTTTGGCGATAATAATCACTTCGCACTGGTTCTTTTGATGGTCGTCCCCCTGACCTTTTACCTTTATCAGGTTACGGAACATAAATGGCTCAGGTTTGCCATTTTCGGACTGATGATGTGTGAAATACTTTCCATTTTCGGCACTCAGTCCCGGGGAGCCCTGATCGGCATGGTTTGTATGTTTTCCTTCTGGGCCTACAAAACCAAGAAGCTTGCCATTGTATTTTTCATGTTACCTTTTCTCGCACTTACGGCATTCTTTTTCATGCCGGACAGCTGGAAAGAAAGAATGACATCCATCGAACATTATGACGAGGATGCCTCCGCCCAGGGCCGAATTACCATGTGGAGGGTCGCTATCAAGGTTGCCAACGACAACCCGGTTTTTGGCGGCGGGTTCAATGTTTTCTATGACGAAGGCATCAGAGCAATATATCTTCTGCCCGGTGAAGTGGGGCGAGCCGTGCACAGCGTCCATTTCGAAGTCATCGGGGAACAGGGATATGCCGGTTACCTGATTTTCCTGTTGCTGGCCCTGACTGCCTACGCCACAGGAAATACCATAAGGAAGCAGACCAAGGACCGAAAGGATCTGAAATGGTGTGGCGATCTTGCGGAAATGATTCAGGTCAGCATGATCGGTTACGCCAGCGCCGGCGCTTTCGTCAACCTCGCGACTTTTGACCTTTATTACCACCTGCTTGCCATAATGGCCATGACGAGGGTTGTTCTTCAGAAAGAACTTGATAAAACAGAACAGGAAATTCAGCCGGTCCCCCGGACATCGGCAATGAGGAAACTTAAAGCATGA
- the rlmN gene encoding 23S rRNA (adenine(2503)-C(2))-methyltransferase RlmN: MQTLPLGTEPVVGPRPQFREERTLVGLDRTEIADRLKGIGVPEKQCRMRAQQIWSWIYHFGAKGFDEMTNIAKPMQATLAEHFEIGRPEIIEALVSVDGTRKWLMRFPDGNEVETVLIPEEDRGTLCVSSQVGCTLTCRFCHTGTQRLVRNLTPMEIVMQILVARDDLGEWPTPKEGRMLSNIVMMGMGEPLYNFDNVKKALKIVMDEGGISLSRRRITLSTSGVVPEMKRCGEEIGVNLAISLHATDNETRSRIMPINNKYPLEELLQACADYPGASNSRRITFEYIMLKDVNDTDDDARRLVKLLKQYKIPAKVNLIPFNPWPGSDFERSTDKRIKRFSDIVFEAGISAPVRKTRGEDILAACGQLKSESEKKRKSELLRELKAGQAEAG; this comes from the coding sequence ATGCAGACATTACCACTTGGCACAGAACCGGTTGTCGGGCCACGCCCGCAGTTTCGGGAAGAACGCACTCTTGTCGGGCTTGATCGCACTGAAATTGCCGATCGCCTGAAGGGCATCGGTGTGCCTGAGAAACAATGCCGCATGCGGGCCCAGCAGATCTGGTCCTGGATCTATCATTTCGGCGCCAAGGGTTTTGACGAGATGACCAACATCGCCAAACCGATGCAGGCCACACTTGCCGAACATTTTGAAATCGGCCGGCCGGAAATCATCGAGGCCCTGGTGTCGGTGGACGGTACCCGTAAATGGCTGATGCGTTTTCCCGACGGCAACGAAGTTGAAACGGTTCTCATTCCTGAAGAGGACCGGGGCACGCTCTGTGTGTCTTCCCAGGTTGGCTGTACGCTGACCTGCCGCTTCTGTCACACCGGCACCCAGAGGCTGGTGCGTAACCTTACGCCGATGGAAATTGTCATGCAGATACTGGTCGCCCGGGATGATCTTGGCGAATGGCCGACACCGAAAGAAGGACGCATGCTGTCCAATATCGTCATGATGGGCATGGGCGAGCCGTTGTATAATTTCGACAATGTGAAAAAAGCCCTGAAGATCGTGATGGATGAGGGCGGTATCAGCCTGTCCAGGCGGCGCATTACCCTTTCCACGTCCGGTGTGGTGCCGGAAATGAAAAGATGCGGTGAGGAAATCGGCGTCAACCTGGCTATTTCCCTGCATGCCACGGACAATGAAACCCGCAGCCGGATCATGCCGATCAACAACAAATACCCGCTGGAAGAACTGCTGCAGGCCTGCGCCGACTATCCCGGGGCCAGCAACAGTCGGCGTATCACTTTTGAGTATATCATGCTCAAGGATGTCAATGACACGGATGATGACGCCCGGCGGCTGGTGAAATTGCTGAAGCAGTATAAAATACCGGCCAAGGTCAACCTGATCCCCTTTAATCCCTGGCCGGGATCTGACTTCGAGCGCTCCACCGACAAGCGGATCAAGCGTTTTTCAGATATCGTCTTTGAAGCCGGGATTTCAGCCCCGGTGCGCAAAACCCGCGGCGAGGATATTCTCGCTGCCTGCGGTCAGCTCAAGTCCGAGAGCGAAAAAAAGCGAAAAAGCGAACTGCTCAGGGAACTTAAGGCCGGTCAGGCAGAGGCCGGTTAG